DNA sequence from the Phragmitibacter flavus genome:
CTGTTTCTATTTTCCGAACCCGCACATGAAGCTCGTCAGCCATTTGCCCAAACAGTCCTTCTGGCTCTACCTCGGCCCAGGACTCAATGTGCTGTTGGTGCTGCTCATCTTTTTGCTGCTGAGTTCCAGCTTCGTTGTTCAAAGCGGCATTGGCGTCGCCCTTCCGCACAGCGGTTCACGACTCAGCAGCTTCGAACGGGCCCGAATCATCACCGTCACCACCAGCGCCTCCCAAACCTTTTACCTCGACGGGGAACCGGTCGACATCTTCACGCTGCGGTCCGGCTTGCAAGCCAAGGAGGATGGCAGTCGCCGCGCCATTCTGCACATCGACAAGATGGCTCCGTTCGACTGGGTGCAAAAGGCCATGAATGTTGCTTTGGAACTCGGTTATGAAGTCGGCTACGCCACCGACCCAACCCCCCAGTAGAGTCGCGCGATAAACTGATCGAATTTCGCATGCCTCCTAAAGTCTCCAGCTCCCTGCCATTGATCTTTGACTGGACGCCAGCGCGCGGTCGGTTCGGTCGGCTGATGCTGGCACTGCTCATCGTGATCGTTGGCATCGCGGCCTTTTTTTACGTGTTCAGGGTTGTCTATCCACAATCTGAACGCTTCACGCCTGTTCCTCATCAGGTCGTCATGTTCGACGCTGGCAATCCCGCCACCACCGCCATCATGAATCGGGTTCGCGACGTCGACTATCTGCTGCTCCCCACCCGCAATCACCAGGACAACTCCCCTTCCCTGCAACGTCTGGCCCCCGTTTTTCGTCCCAGCTTTGAAGGGCACCAGCTCGTTCTCCAGGATCTTCCTCATCGTCCCTTCACCGCGCCTCCTCCCCGGCTCATCGACGTCGACGCCCCGGTGCTGCCGCCGCTTGACCTCAGCGAACTCAAAGAGTTGCCTCCCCAGATCAGTTCCTCAGGCAAGGCCAAAACACGCACTCCCCGTCTGCGCATGAAATTCCACGGACTGGCCGAGGCACGACTCCCGCGCACCCTCCCCGACCTTTCCGAAGTTCCCCTCACCGACCCCAGCACCTGCCGCTTCAAAATCGCCGTCGCTCCCGATGGACGCATCACCTTCGCCCTGCCACTGACCAATCCTGATCAAGCCGCCGCCGCCAGCCTGCTGACAGAACGCGTTCGCCGTCTTCGTTTTGCCGCCCTGCCTCAGACCCCGGAAGCAACAACCCAACACACATCTTCCGCAACACAGTGGGGTGAGATCTCGTTTGAATGGAGTGATGCACCATGATTCAGGTTTCTCTTTCCACGCTTCTCCTCATCGGGATGGCCGTCGGCATTGCCCTGCTGGGAATCGTGTGGATCGCCGCCGTCGTGCGCCAGCGTCGTTTCGAAAAACGCGCGCGCGAGGACCTCGTTTCCTGTCGGATCTGCGGCAACATTTACGAGAATCTGCAAAAACAAAACCTTACGGCCTGTCCCAAATGCGGCTCCCTCAACGAAGCGCTCAAACCCAAGCCGATTTAGGATCTCATTCTGATTTTCATTCCGTCACCGCTTCCGCCGATGTTTGACCTCCAAATCAACGGCTACGCAGGGGCCGATTTCAACAGCGACCAGCTCAACGCCGACGCGCTCCACCATGCCTGTCAATGCCTCGAACAGGACGGCGTCTTCGGCATCCTGGCCACCATCATCACCGATGACTTGGATGCCATGTGCCGCCGGCTGCGCAATCTGGTCCAACTGATCAGCCAGGATCCCCTCGCCCAAAAAATCATCGCTGGCATCCACATTGAAGGCCCGTTCATCAGCCCCGAACCGGGCTACGTGGGTGCCCATCCCGCCCGCTTCGTCAAACCCGCCCATCCTGACGACGCCAAGCGCCTCTTGGAAGCTGCCGGTGACCTCGCCCTTCTCGTCACCCTCGCGCCTGAACTCGACACAGGCTTCACCACCACCCAATGGCTCACCTCCCAAGGCATTTGCGTTGCTGCGGGCCATTGCAATCCGACTCTCGACATCCTCAATGCTGCCTGCGACCACGGCCTGCGCATGTTCACCCATCTCGGGAACGGCTGCCCCAAAGATCTGCACCGGCATGACAACATCATCCAACGCGCCCTCTCCCTCCACGAGAGACTGTGGATTTGCTTTATCGCAGACGGAGTCCACATCGAACCCTTCGCCCTCAAAAACTATCTTCGCGCTGCGGGCATTGATCGCAGCATTCTGGTCACCGACGCTATCAGCGCTGCCCGCCTCGGTCCAGGCCGCCACACTCTTGGCTCGTGGGAACTCGACATCGGTGAAGACCTCGTTGCCCGCTCTCCCGACAACAGCCACTTCGTTGGCAGCACCATCACCTGGCCGCGCATGCAAACCTTTGCCCTCGATCAGCTTTGCCTCGACGAAACCCAGCTCCATCAATTGACCTTCAAAAACCCGCTGACTGCCCTCGGTGTCGCCGGGTGAAGCAAGAAGGCTCATTGATTCGGATCGCAGTTCGGCGCATAGCGCGGTGGACTGCTGCGGCTTGCCGCAGCTTTTTCAGAACCGGCCTGCCGGTTCGTATCAACTATTGCAAACGCTGCCAAATCGTCTCCTGCCACAGCGCAGCAGGCTGCCCCCCTACAGCTGCGGCAGGCCGCAGCACTCCGTGACGAGTGCGTCGTAGTCCAAGAAAAAAATGTCCGCGCGGTCCTTTATGTCCGAACTCATTCGTCGTCTTTTCGAACGGAGTCACTGTAGATGCAATACTGCGGCCAAGATCTCCACCCAACCATCCATCAAACTTAAAGGAATCAACACAATGAGAGTCATGGTTATCATCAAAGCGACGAAAGAATCCGAAGACGGAGTGATGCCCGACGAAGACCTGCTTGCCCAAATGGGCGGCTTCGATGAGGACCTGGTGAACGCTGGAGTGCTGATGTCTGGAGATGGACTGAAACCCAGCAGCCATGGCAAACGCGTGAAGTTCTCGAACGGAGAAAAGAGCGTCATCGATGGCCCCTTTGAAAACACCCAAAGTCTCGTGTCTGGATTCTGGATCTGGAAGGTGGAATCCATGGACGAAGCCGTGGAATGGGTGCGGCGCTGCCCCGATCCGATGCCCGGAGGCCAGGCCGAAATCGAGATTCGCCCCTTCTATGAAATGGAAGATTTTGGCGAAGAACTCACCCCGGAACTACGCGCCCAGGAAGACCGCCTGCGCAGCGAAATCGAGCGTCAGTTTGGCTCGTGAGCCGATGCCGGAGCGTTACGGCATTCTCTTGGCGAACGATTGATTGCTTGTTTTTCATCCCGTCGAAATTGGATTGACCAACAATAGGTTTTTCGTCAAGCTGCCGAACATGCATGTTCACAATGCAACCTCGCGTCGGACGTTTTTGGGAATGCTGGCCGGAGGCGTGGCAGGCTCGCTTCGTGCATCAGACACTGAATCGGCGGTGAGATTGGGACTGCGGCGGGCAGCGGACTTTTTTCGGACCCAAGTGGCCACGCATGGAGGTTATGTCTATTATTACAGTCCGGATCTGCAGGAGAGGTGGGGAGAAGGGAAAGCGACGAATGATCAAATCTGGGTTCAGGAACCCGGGACGCCTCGCGTGGGCATGGCTTTTCTGAAGGCATTTGAAGCGACCGGCGAATCCAGTTATTTGCAGACAGCGCAAGAAGCCGCACAGGCGTTGCTTTACGGCCAGTTAGAATCGGGCGGATGGACCAATGCGATTGATTTCGACTCGAATGGTTCGCAGGTATCCGCCTATCGCAATGGGAAAGGCAAGGCGAAGGGGAAAAATTTCTCGACTCTGGATGACGGCATCACCCAGGCAACCTTGAGGTTTTTGATGAGGGTCGAGAAGGCGTCGTCGGGCAAAGTGGAGGGGTTGAAGGAGGCACTGGATGTCGCTTTGAATGCCTTGTTGGCGGCTCAGTTTCCCAACGGCGGATTTCCACAGGGTTGGATGGCACCAGTGGAAAAGCGTCCGGTGGTGAAGGCACAATATCCCGACTATGACTGGCGCACGGAAAACAGAATCAAAAACTACTGGGAGCATTACACCTTGAATGACGGCGTGTGCGGACAGGTCGCGGCAACTCTGGAGGACGTGGTAACCGTGCGCGGTGACATGCGCGGCAGGCAATCTCTGATAAGACTGGGGGAGTTTCTTCTGCTCGCCCAAATGCCTGAACCACAGCCAGGATGGGCGCAACAATATGATGCGGAGATGCGACCAATCTGGGCACGAAAGTTCGAACCTCCCGCGATTGCGGGTCGTGAAACCGAGGACGCCATGTTAACGTTAATCCGCATTGCCAAACTCACTCGCGAAGCGCGTTTCGTGGCGCCGATTCCCGCTGCACGAGCTTACTTGCAAAAGTCATTGCTTCCTGACGGAAGGCTGTCGCGATACTATGAGTTGAAGACGAACCGTCCTCTCTACATGACGGAGGACTATCAACTCACGCATGATGCCAG
Encoded proteins:
- a CDS encoding N-acetylglucosamine-6-phosphate deacetylase, with the protein product MFDLQINGYAGADFNSDQLNADALHHACQCLEQDGVFGILATIITDDLDAMCRRLRNLVQLISQDPLAQKIIAGIHIEGPFISPEPGYVGAHPARFVKPAHPDDAKRLLEAAGDLALLVTLAPELDTGFTTTQWLTSQGICVAAGHCNPTLDILNAACDHGLRMFTHLGNGCPKDLHRHDNIIQRALSLHERLWICFIADGVHIEPFALKNYLRAAGIDRSILVTDAISAARLGPGRHTLGSWELDIGEDLVARSPDNSHFVGSTITWPRMQTFALDQLCLDETQLHQLTFKNPLTALGVAG
- a CDS encoding biopolymer transporter ExbD, which codes for MKLVSHLPKQSFWLYLGPGLNVLLVLLIFLLLSSSFVVQSGIGVALPHSGSRLSSFERARIITVTTSASQTFYLDGEPVDIFTLRSGLQAKEDGSRRAILHIDKMAPFDWVQKAMNVALELGYEVGYATDPTPQ
- a CDS encoding pectate lyase, which translates into the protein MHVHNATSRRTFLGMLAGGVAGSLRASDTESAVRLGLRRAADFFRTQVATHGGYVYYYSPDLQERWGEGKATNDQIWVQEPGTPRVGMAFLKAFEATGESSYLQTAQEAAQALLYGQLESGGWTNAIDFDSNGSQVSAYRNGKGKAKGKNFSTLDDGITQATLRFLMRVEKASSGKVEGLKEALDVALNALLAAQFPNGGFPQGWMAPVEKRPVVKAQYPDYDWRTENRIKNYWEHYTLNDGVCGQVAATLEDVVTVRGDMRGRQSLIRLGEFLLLAQMPEPQPGWAQQYDAEMRPIWARKFEPPAIAGRETEDAMLTLIRIAKLTREARFVAPIPAARAYLQKSLLPDGRLSRYYELKTNRPLYMTEDYQLTHDARDLPKHYGWQNDSKLAEIDDAMAALRPNHAGVKTLPDQAEVGRVLSAMDGEGRWISRYEGGMLVGQPKFKQGQPFISSAVFSDNVELLCRFLLR
- a CDS encoding YciI family protein: MRVMVIIKATKESEDGVMPDEDLLAQMGGFDEDLVNAGVLMSGDGLKPSSHGKRVKFSNGEKSVIDGPFENTQSLVSGFWIWKVESMDEAVEWVRRCPDPMPGGQAEIEIRPFYEMEDFGEELTPELRAQEDRLRSEIERQFGS
- a CDS encoding zinc ribbon domain-containing protein, producing the protein MIQVSLSTLLLIGMAVGIALLGIVWIAAVVRQRRFEKRAREDLVSCRICGNIYENLQKQNLTACPKCGSLNEALKPKPI